The nucleotide window taggaatatgcatgggagagttatggttaattgatctttgagtgtgaaactagggtgttagccaagccaagccccaagggggaatattaattcataatattaggcgcttatccctttgcgttcatcgtagattaagagacccgatgacctacatgtatgaattgaagtcttataacccaattctctttgcatatgcatgattgatagtatcacacaatgcattgtgtatggttatgtgtgtttgcaatgataccttgagtatgagaaccgagtagccaccgagacggattagagactaggtttttaattaattgttttaaatccaatttgtgcttactttgattacaaaaatcgctcatgctaccgagccATTCTGCCCATTTCAATTACTTGCTTTTAGTTGAtgttcattgtgtttattagtgttagctagtcatttgcatatcattcacttcaaatttgcatcgcttcctcgtggatcgataccggactcaccggtttattacttgacgataccctacacttggggtgagtacacacacacactttggtgtcggtcatgcTGCAGCCTGTGAGCATGCGCACGTCACCTCCTCCGCATCATCTCGGGTGTCTGCCACCCGACACCCGTGGTTCCCACTTCCCAGCATGAGGTCCAGCCGGAAAATTGGCTCCGGCgacaaattttcattttgttcaATCCTAATCATTTTTACATTTTGTTCAATCCTTGAAACAAGTCATCAAAAGACAAgaccagcaaaaaaaaaaaaaaccagaagataatgaaaaaagaaacattCAAGCAAGTTCTCTTGCTTAGACATTAGTTATTGAAGCTGCTGCCCTGCTTTCTCCATCAATCCAGCCAAACATGCTTTCCAATCTAAAACCTTCTCTTCTCCATTACTTACCTGATAAGACACTGCAAATGTTGATATCACAGCAACTAAAAGTAATTAAACAAGTGAAAAACTCAAAGAATTTAACATGTCTGCATACTTCTTCATACTGATTGCGCCCCAAATGGCAAGGAAACTAAAACAAAATGGTTATAAAATGGCCAAATGATGCAACATGAGTCGGATAAAACCATCTATCTCAAAAGGTTTAAGCTATTAGAAATTTAGCACCCAAGTTTAATTTTTTAGAAATTTAGCACCATGCCGTTATTCAAAATAGCGGcaacattttatttttagtgaAGCCGCTGTTTTGAACAGCGGCAAACctttatttgcaatttgtatAGTACTACCGCTGTTTACATCAGCGGCAGTGCAACATATCTGTATCAAACATACAGTTGTCGAACATACAGACACATATGTATTTTACTATTTAACCACGACTCTGACTGGTTAGCGTTCTCCTTTTCTAGAAGTATAATTTTGACTAACCTCGAAAGTGAATCCTTTTTGAGGGATAGCATCAAGTGCTTCGATACAAATGAAGGCAGCATCTTCCTTGCTAAGAGTTCCCCTTACTGCACAACCCTGCCAAgaagagaattaaaaaaatatgttgagGTGTCATGACATATTGCATGAACCTCTTAATTcagaacaattttttttccaatttcagATAGAGCGAGAGCGAAGGGGTTGGTGGGtttgggaggaagaagaataagatgTTTTAATTCATGTCAAATTGACATTGTGATGAGTATCGGGTAGAAATGATGGATATATATGAGCCCACAAGGCCTCCTACCAAAGAAACAAGATCCTTGAGATCATTGAAATAGACAAAAGCAGGCAGTGGAAGTTGATTCCAAGTTGAAAACTGTCACAGATATGGTTTTTTCTTCTGAAGGTGAAGCGAGGTTAACCGACTTTTCAAATCAAAGCAACTATCCACTACAGCATGTGCTTCATTTTCAAATATGATCACCTGGGAACCTTTTCGGTAATCTCATGTCGACTAGAGGATAGTAGATGAAGTACCATAATAAACAAATTACAATTTATGGTACCTCTTCAAAGCTGAAACCCTGCTTTCCACCGGGAGTGTCCTGTAATGCGCCAGCCCTGATGATGGTGTAAGGAACTCCTGAGGCTGTAAGTGTCGCCTCATCTTGCTCAGCCAATTTTCTTGCATTGCTGTTCATGAGAGCCTGAATTCCATTGCTACTTCTATAAACAGATAACTGCAACCTTATCAAACCATCAACGAAGATGATTACTATATGTATTTATGAGTAAAACTAGAGCTTCACATGCTTGTTTGTCCGCAAGGGCGTCTGTTCATGCAGCCATGCACTTGTGTGCATGTGTATGTAGTAATATATGTACAACTATAGCTTCACATGCTTGTTCGTCCGTAGAGGCATCTGCTCATGCAGTCATGCACTTGAGTGCATGTGCATgagtgtctgtgtgtgtgttgagagagagagatacctGCGATAGGTAAATTACATGATTTATGCCTTTCAAGCTCCCAATAGTAGATGGAAAACCTTCCTACGAAAAAAAGTTGATCGGAGAAGTATGATTAATTTTCCAGAGAAAATGACCAATTAGAAATGCATACAAGTATCAGTGCATTTACTTTTAGCATGCTGATACCACCATATGATAGTTCTTCTGCCGTTTCCTAAGTATGGTGTTACAATGATAGTTGTCAGCAAATAAATCTCCAGCCTTAGGTTTAAACTTCTTAAGCTAATCAATGCTCTACCATCAGTATGTAGTTGAGATGTGCATGTTCTGGGGATATTAAACTGCTCTATAAAACAGTTCCTTGAGAATTTGATTGGCGCTTCAAGCATTAGCTGACTGGGATTAGTATTGAACATAAAGTATAAGGCTCACAAGCAAATAAATCCAAGCTCGATAAGAAATCAATCGATGAAATGAATTTCTAAATTTCCAAGATTACTATGCAACCAAGTGAAAGTGATGAGTTACAGGAGTTTGAGACGGCAAAAATCCAATAATTGGATTGGACTACGGGAATTGGTGCACTCATCAACACATTGACGGCCACAGTCATAATGGGAAAAATTAGAAAGAATATCGACACCCAAAATGAAAACTTAGCACACCAGTtttcattaggaaaaaaaaagtctaattATTGAACAAGGAATATCCAGGAGACATACATTTGGGCATATGATAGCACGAACACCTCTTAGAGCTTTCTTTTGAAATGTCTTATTACTTGCATCTCCAACCATGGACTGTTCATATGACACAACAAACATATCATAGCATTCCAAGAATAGAAGATATTACAAGGATAAGCAACTGACAGCAAATGATACATCTTCTGAAAGCTAAGTTTACCAAGTTAAAATGCAATACCTCAACATAAGTTCCAAAAGCTTCCCTAGCAGTACGTTTGTCTTTCACCAATGCTTTAACTCGACCTCCTCGTTTGACAATTAGTGACAATATTATTATCTGCATTAGCAAAGGATCAAGAGGCTCAAAAGGTAATGAAAAGGCGACAACCAGTATACATCTAGAATCAACCAAGCTAACACTTCAAATTTAGGAATTTAAATGACGCTAAAGCTTATTCtcatcatgatcatcatcatttcCCTTTATCCGAAACAATTTGGGGTCAATTAGATGAACCCATAAAACAATTAGCTCATGAATTCTCTTCACCATTTTCTATCTACAAGTTTTGCAGAGTCTATGTCCTTTCTTGTTATTTCCATCGATGTCTTTTTGGGTCTCCCTTTTCTCTTGTTAGTATCCCTTACTTGAATTTTATCAACCTTTTGCATTGACACACCAATATTTATATTGAATATGCCTAAACTATCTTAAACAATTTGCAAACATCTTATCTTCAATAGGAACTACTCCTTCTGCTACAGTGCTTTGAGTGGCGTATCTGTTAACAGCCCAACATTCCATACCACACATCTTTGGTTGCCCAAACTATAAATGCACTTTCCAGCTTCATCCAGCCAGCTATAATCCCATTGGCTACATCCTCCTCAATCTCTTAGTCATTCTGAATCACACAGTTCTCCAACCTATTTTCATCGGTTCCTCATTTCCTCTCCTGCCTTTACAAAACTTATATTTCCAAATTAAAAGTATTGTTTATATATACCAGTTACTCCAGTGATAATGCACTCCAATCTATAAGATCTCAATTTTTCGCAGCCATTTCATGGATTTGATTGGAAGTAATGAGTCTAGCTAATATCATCTGGTCTGTTTTCTATGATAGAAAAACATAACAGCAAAAATATAGAACTGATGAAATCGAAGATCCTATATTTGACAAGTATAGATGATTGGGGGACCAGGAGGTTTAGTTCTTGTGACACACCTGACCAATATCACTATCTCCATCAGTCACTAGAACAGCATCCCTGACTTCATCATCTATGTTTTAAAGGGACATGTTAAGCTCACTTCAGCAAATTAGAGGCAAGCAATAGGAAAGACAAGAACCTATATTGCTAAATCAACCTACCTGGATACTCATCCTCTTCTTCCATAATAGATTTATCCTTTGGCACGAGATCAGGTGCCCCATACCATTTCCTTAACTTGGGACCCCCTGcacatttatatattttcaatttctAAGTGAAGAAGATTTATTTGTCATTTCATTAAATTTCCCAAATGGATGAAGCAACTAACTGTCGCAAGAATCAGAAAAACATAATGTCAAAGAGCCAAAGGAGCAATTAGGAAAGCTAACAACAAGAATAATCGTTATATGCAAATCCAAAACATATGTTCCAGGCTCAGTAGTTCGTGCAGCAAAAGCTTTTCTTGCATAAAAGAAAGTCATTACCACTTGGTAAAAAGTAACAAGGTCAAAGACCATCATGTTAACAAGCAAGCTAATGGGAGAATGCATTGAAAGTTAATTTACTTGAAGAGCTAAAAGGTAGAAAGAGGCAAAGATTTACATTATATAAGCCAAATTCTCCTTGTCACTTCACTGTTCAGTCTTTTGCTTTGTGAAAAATTTAAACTTTGAATGAAGAATTTGTAATCCTAAATTCTTAATATACAAGTCAACAATTTGAGTCCAACCAAATTTACATAATAATCCAGATTCCTCTACTTCTTTCACCTTAACACTAATGCTGCTGAAAATCACTTTAGACAATTGCATCAGatcaaaataattaaagaaaatctTCATCTAGTATCTCATTCTCATAGATAATAGGTGAAGTATTTGACATCAGCCACAATATTGATTGATCCCATGTATGTATCTTTATGCACAGTTCTTAACTTGTAATGAAAACCAATATCAAACGACAACCAAATGAAACCCAAGAACcggattttatatttataatgaTCAAATTGTGGAGTAGTTGAGCTCATACGCACCTTCTATATAATCAAGAATTTGATCGAAGAAACCGATCTTCTTCTTCGCCGAGCAACGAGTGAGGACCCGCCTGCCAACATTGTAGACAAAGGAGGATTTCAATTTTCCAGATGGAATCTGAGAAGGGAAGATGAAACAAGTATGGGAAAAGAGTGTGTAAGCCATTGTTGCAGCTCTCTCTCCCTGTTCTTTCTGAACCAACCGTTTTACATTCCCGCTACTGACTGGATAGGTCAGGATCAAATGACTGCCAACCATGGGTTTTGAAGTTCTTCGGGCCATCTGTGGGCTGGGCCGGCCCACTTTACACCTCTAGTGACGATGCCATGTGTAAACGGTTTTCATCTgagcaaaaataataataaatgaaaaaaaagaaaaaatgaaatccgaaataacattaaaagaaggaaaataaaatctcaactattttctttgtttaaaagccCGTAAGTTTATAAACTCAAAACTTAAGACCCAATTCCAAAATAAGTTCAAGTTTTAGTCCAATTGTCAAAAACAAAgtcctagaaaatatctaaggaatgaaaaataaataaattaaatggaaaattagaaaataaaaaagatcaaAGGGGCAAAAATGGAAAATTGAAAGAGCTAGGGATTTAGTGAGAGATGGTTGCACAATATAAATAGCACACAATAGGGTTTTAAAGGGAAAAGGAAatagaaaaagggaaaaggtgGTGGCGTGTAAGCAGAGAGAAATAGAAAAAGGGGAAGGTGGTGACATGTAGgaaaggagaagagaaaaagacaaaaaaaaagggggaaggCTTTTGTTTGAAAAGGAGGGGGCCGTAGAAGAGAAAGATgagagaaaaaaggagaggTTTTCGTGAGAGGAGAAGTcagggttttggttttggtgaaAGAGAGGAAGGTAGAGCGAGTGGTGGCACAAAATAGAAATCGGAAGAGGAAATCGTGAGAGAGCAAGAGAAGAGGATGCGCCGCATAGATTGCAAAAGAGGTTTTGAGGGAGATTTTGCTGCCGACAACCAGAGAGGAGATTGGAAGAAGAAACCAAGAAGCCGccggagagaagagaagagctCAATCTGTCCAGACTCCGAAGGTAACTCACTACACTCAAGCTGATTTTTCTGTGTCTGCATGATTTTTCCACATTCAATCTGTCTGTTGCTCCGAGCTATAGCTAGGTTCATTTTGATTCACATGGGATTTGTGTTCTTGTTTGTGTTGTGTGTGAGACTCCACCTCTTATATGTGGTATGATTGGTTTGAGTTTGATTCATGATGTTCTTCCTGGTTTGTGGTTAGGTGTCTGATTCAAATGAGATAGGGTGTGttattttgtttctctctcgGTTTCTTGGTGTGCTCCGGTTTCTTTTAATCACTCGAAAACCTTTGCTTGTGGATGGTTCGATTGTAATCAGTCAAATACATTTTGAAGAGCTCATTTGCTTCACTTTGATATGGGATTCTGGTAACGATAAGTGATGGTGTTATTAAGGATAAGATTGAAGTGTTGTTCAtgtttgtgttgatttcttGGGTTCAAATCCTTGCTGGATCAGGTTTCATGTGCAACTGTttgaatatatgtatatgagcgTATATATCCACGGTTTGTATGCgtgtgtgcatatatgtatatatagcatGTGTTTATAGGTGTATATAGCATGGTTCGGGGTAtacatgtgtatatgtgtatttatatgCATGGTTTGGCCGTATATTGTATTATGGAatgtatgtttatatgtgcATATGTATACGTGATGTGAATTTGATCTCTTGATTATATCCGAGTATCCATTTGACGattctttgtgtttgatgttgggtttggaccgggcttgatctTAGTTGGGCCGAGAGGCgacttagaggacttgggccgaagggcataCTTGGAGAAATTTGGTTGGATTTGAGCATTGGCCCCATGGGCCATATCTGTATACtatttgtattttatatttctttttattatttttattttgtacaaaattgtaaagtgtaagccttgtaataggataGAAAAATCGGAAGCACtatacatccataaaataaacactcttaaacttacataaacatgtggcatacctatgtggcttctttaataaagttttttttttttttgtctaacttgcaacctagattatgtaagtttatggatggaaaaattatggacatatatcattttggtagaAAAAtggaagcactacacatccataaaataaacattcataaacttacataaacatgtggcatgcctatgtggcttctttaataaagtttgtttgttttcttttaatctatgtggcatgcctatctggcttgtcacctagattatgtaagtttatgaatggaaaaattatggacatatatcattttggtagaAAAACGGAAGCActtacacatccataaaataaacatccgTAAACTTACATAAATATGTGGCATGTCTATGtgacttctttaataaagtttgctttttttaatctatgtgacatgcctatctggcttgccacctagattatgtaagtttatggattgaaaaattattgacatatatcattttggtagaaaaatagtggatttaaaaatagaaatgcatacatgatactGTAGGGTGCttgaagcatatagacattagggattgattttgtgaatgatgattgcattagaatgcatgcttaggactttgaattctcacattatgccatgatTCCTAGATGTATGTTATGATTGTTTGagtgccatgaaaataaacgCAACGCGTTAGctttagaattaatccaagccgtctcaccttaataaacacaccaagattaaattatggaacccttatgttttgttttaataacaaggagccttcaagatattggggttccattggcattcattcaaaacatttggattttgtggaatcggaaa belongs to Tripterygium wilfordii isolate XIE 37 chromosome 2, ASM1340144v1, whole genome shotgun sequence and includes:
- the LOC120011879 gene encoding uncharacterized protein LOC120011879 isoform X1, which produces MARRTSKPMVGSHLILTYPVSSGNVKRLVQKEQGERAATMAYTLFSHTCFIFPSQIPSGKLKSSFVYNVGRRVLTRCSAKKKIGFFDQILDYIEGGPKLRKWYGAPDLVPKDKSIMEEEDEYPDDEVRDAVLVTDGDSDIGQIIILSLIVKRGGRVKALVKDKRTAREAFGTYVEVLHFNLSMVGDASNKTFQKKALRGVRAIICPNEGFPSTIGSLKGINHVIYLSQLSVYRSSNGIQALMNSNARKLAEQDEATLTASGVPYTIIRAGALQDTPGGKQGFSFEEGCAVRGTLSKEDAAFICIEALDAIPQKGFTFEVSNGEEKVLDWKACLAGLMEKAGQQLQ
- the LOC120011879 gene encoding uncharacterized protein At5g02240 isoform X2 is translated as MARRTSKPMVGSHLILTYPVSSGNVKRLVQKEQGERAATMAYTLFSHTCFIFPSQIPSGKLKSSFVYNVGRRVLTRCSAKKKIGFFDQILDYIEGGPKLRKWYGAPDLVPKDKSIMEEEDEYPDDEVRDAVLVTDGDSDIGQIIILSLIVKRGGRVKALVKDKRTAREAFGTYVESMVGDASNKTFQKKALRGVRAIICPNEGFPSTIGSLKGINHVIYLSQLSVYRSSNGIQALMNSNARKLAEQDEATLTASGVPYTIIRAGALQDTPGGKQGFSFEEGCAVRGTLSKEDAAFICIEALDAIPQKGFTFEVSNGEEKVLDWKACLAGLMEKAGQQLQ